The Metabacillus litoralis genome contains a region encoding:
- the rlmH gene encoding 23S rRNA (pseudouridine(1915)-N(3))-methyltransferase RlmH, whose product MNISIITIGKLKEKYLKQGIDEYLKRLSSYAKIEIIELADEKAPENLSEVEMEQVKEKEGERILSKISDDTHVIALAIEGKMKSSEQLAKDLDQLATYGKSKVAFVIGGSLGLSHTVMKRANDSLSFSKMTFPHQLMRLILVEQVYRAFRINRGEPYHK is encoded by the coding sequence ATGAACATCTCAATCATTACAATTGGTAAGTTAAAAGAAAAATACTTAAAGCAAGGAATCGATGAATATTTAAAACGATTATCATCATATGCGAAAATCGAGATCATTGAACTAGCCGATGAAAAAGCTCCAGAAAATCTAAGTGAAGTTGAAATGGAGCAAGTAAAAGAAAAAGAGGGAGAAAGAATTCTAAGCAAAATTAGCGACGACACACACGTCATAGCACTAGCCATCGAAGGAAAAATGAAATCCTCAGAGCAACTAGCAAAAGACTTAGACCAGCTCGCTACATATGGAAAAAGTAAGGTGGCATTTGTTATTGGAGGTTCATTGGGATTGAGTCATACTGTGATGAAGCGGGCGAATGATAGCCTTTCTTTTTCCAAGATGACGTTTCCGCATCAGTTGATGAGGTTGATTTTGGTGGAGCAGGTTTATCGGGCGTTTCGGATTAATAGGGGTGAACCGTACCATAAGTAA
- a CDS encoding M23 family metallopeptidase, whose protein sequence is MFKRFNSLGEKHLHNHVSFSKKMTMGIALAATITFGTHSVSAQAENSLSTVYHVYLDGQYMGTVDNQNVIEQVATIKISNVKEIYKDLNLTIEELEIIPEKMFRPVYDNNETVRSLEKDLDVVVESTALKVNEKEVAYFKSKAEAEAVLKRYKLQYVSEDVLKEIEKRIATNQVPATLREGQSRIVDVTFSEDVLLETKKVSPDKIISSEQGLNLLEKGSPEDKQYVVQENDVLGNIAEAHDLTLDELLSLNPDLKEDSVIQSGDLLNVTVLKPYVTVNIKEESFIKETIVFETEISEDANLPKGEEEVSQKGQNGEKLVNYVTYKENGTEVKRETVKEEVVKAPVKEIIIKGTKVIPSRGTGDLAWPAVGGYISSGLGQRWGKLHKGIDIARPSDRTIKAADNGKVISAGSDGGYGNKVVIDHNNGITTLYAHLDSISVSVGQVVSQGQKIGVMGTTGNSTGVHLHFEVYENGSLKNPVDYLK, encoded by the coding sequence TTGTTTAAGCGCTTTAATAGTTTAGGAGAAAAACATTTACATAACCATGTTTCTTTTAGCAAGAAGATGACAATGGGAATTGCATTAGCTGCAACAATTACTTTTGGAACGCATAGTGTAAGTGCACAAGCTGAAAACTCATTATCTACCGTATATCATGTTTACCTTGATGGTCAGTATATGGGGACAGTAGATAACCAAAATGTAATTGAACAAGTTGCTACAATAAAAATCAGTAATGTAAAAGAAATATATAAAGATCTTAATTTAACAATTGAAGAATTAGAGATTATACCAGAAAAAATGTTCAGACCGGTTTATGATAACAATGAAACAGTTCGTTCTTTAGAAAAAGACCTAGATGTTGTAGTGGAATCTACTGCACTAAAGGTGAATGAAAAAGAAGTTGCTTACTTTAAAAGTAAAGCAGAGGCTGAGGCAGTTCTAAAGCGATATAAGCTTCAATATGTTTCTGAAGATGTATTAAAGGAAATAGAGAAGAGAATTGCTACTAATCAAGTACCAGCTACTCTTAGAGAGGGACAATCTAGAATAGTGGATGTAACCTTCTCAGAAGATGTTTTGCTGGAAACGAAAAAAGTATCTCCAGATAAAATCATTAGCTCTGAGCAAGGGTTAAACCTATTAGAAAAGGGATCTCCTGAAGATAAACAGTATGTGGTACAGGAAAATGATGTACTTGGAAATATTGCGGAGGCTCATGACTTAACTCTTGATGAATTATTAAGTTTAAACCCCGATCTTAAGGAAGACTCTGTTATTCAATCTGGTGATTTGCTTAACGTAACCGTATTAAAGCCATATGTTACAGTAAATATAAAAGAAGAATCATTTATAAAAGAGACTATTGTATTTGAAACTGAAATAAGTGAAGATGCAAATTTACCTAAAGGGGAAGAGGAAGTATCTCAAAAGGGTCAGAATGGTGAAAAATTAGTAAACTATGTAACTTATAAAGAAAATGGCACCGAAGTAAAACGTGAAACGGTAAAGGAAGAAGTAGTAAAGGCACCTGTTAAAGAGATTATTATCAAAGGTACGAAGGTAATTCCATCAAGAGGTACTGGTGATCTGGCTTGGCCGGCAGTTGGAGGTTATATCTCTAGTGGTCTAGGACAGCGCTGGGGTAAACTACATAAAGGAATTGATATAGCAAGACCTAGTGATCGTACAATAAAGGCTGCAGATAATGGTAAAGTCATTTCTGCTGGATCTGATGGTGGGTATGGAAATAAGGTTGTTATTGACCATAACAACGGTATAACAACACTTTATGCTCATTTAGATTCAATTTCTGTCTCAGTTGGTCAGGTTGTCTCTCAGGGTCAAAAAATCGGTGTAATGGGGACAACAGGGAATTCTACAGGAGTTCATCTGCATTTTGAAGTGTATGAAAATGGAAGCTTGAAAAATCCTGTTGATTATTTAAAATAA
- the tnpA gene encoding IS200/IS605 family transposase — protein sequence MSKDTNSLAHTTWNCKYHIVFAPKYRRQVIYGKIKKDIGEILRTLCERKGVEIIEATACKDHVHMLVSIPPKISVSQFVGYLKGKSSLMIFDRHANLKYRYGNRKFWCTGYYVDTVGRNKKVIEEYIRNQIQDDIVAEQLSMMEYIDPFTGEEVKKKKRK from the coding sequence ATGTCAAAAGACACTAATAGTTTAGCACATACAACCTGGAATTGTAAGTATCACATCGTGTTTGCACCTAAGTATAGAAGACAAGTAATTTATGGGAAAATCAAAAAGGACATTGGAGAAATACTACGTACTCTATGCGAGAGAAAAGGTGTTGAAATTATTGAAGCAACAGCCTGTAAAGATCACGTACATATGTTAGTGAGTATTCCACCCAAAATAAGTGTATCCCAGTTTGTAGGATATTTAAAAGGAAAAAGCAGCTTAATGATATTTGATAGGCATGCAAACTTAAAATATAGATACGGGAATCGGAAATTTTGGTGTACAGGATATTATGTGGATACAGTTGGAAGAAATAAGAAAGTAATAGAAGAATATATACGTAATCAAATACAAGATGATATAGTCGCAGAGCAATTAAGTATGATGGAATACATTGATCCGTTTACAGGTGAAGAGGTAAAGAAAAAGAAAAGGAAATAG
- the walK gene encoding cell wall metabolism sensor histidine kinase WalK, with product MKRVRFFQSIHFKFVTVYVLLIMMAMQIIGIYFVKELESSLKANFEASLTNRLSLLVYNIEQEMSRDPKEYSDGKTLTSEITKILEDFLTDEIIEVRVIDMSKTVIATSDINKDVVGKKSIEETVHRALLGLDYSGVFIYETERVRVMTVPVNQNNQTIGAVYVMASMEEVFSQMRIINKILATGTILSLAITAALGIFLARTITRPMTDMRKQAIELANGNFSRKVRVYGEDEIGQLAITFNYLTEKLEDAQAMTEGERKKLASVIAHMTDGVIATNREGKVILINNPAIDMLNVSRGTVNNTNITELLGISEEYTFESLLEEQESLILESGTNENPFILRVSFSVIQKERGKNEGLIAVLYDITEQEKIEQERREFVANVSHELRTPLTTMRSYLEALADGAWKDDELAPQFLNVTQTETERMIRLVNDLLQLSKLDRTDYKLNKDWINFTDFFQKIIDRFEMTKSQHVAFFRNIPNDPLYVDIDTDKITQVLDNIISNALKYSPEGGKVIFTVDVLPAELQIRIKDEGVGIPQESVNKIFDRFYRVDKARTRKLGGTGLGLAIAKEMVQAHGGDIWAQSREGAGTTVFFTLPYDPEQEDEWE from the coding sequence ATGAAAAGGGTTAGGTTCTTTCAATCCATCCATTTTAAGTTTGTTACGGTATATGTGCTGCTTATTATGATGGCAATGCAGATTATCGGAATTTATTTTGTTAAGGAATTGGAATCCTCACTAAAAGCAAACTTTGAGGCTTCATTAACAAATCGCTTAAGCTTACTAGTTTATAATATTGAACAAGAAATGTCCCGAGATCCTAAGGAATATTCTGATGGAAAGACCTTAACGAGCGAAATTACTAAGATTCTAGAGGACTTTCTCACAGACGAAATTATTGAAGTACGTGTTATTGATATGAGTAAAACAGTCATTGCAACATCTGATATTAATAAGGACGTAGTTGGGAAGAAATCAATTGAGGAAACTGTTCACCGTGCCTTATTAGGTTTGGATTATAGTGGTGTATTTATTTATGAAACAGAACGTGTGCGTGTTATGACCGTTCCCGTTAATCAAAATAACCAAACAATCGGTGCTGTGTATGTAATGGCATCAATGGAAGAAGTCTTTTCTCAGATGAGAATTATCAATAAAATCTTAGCTACTGGAACCATTCTTTCATTGGCAATTACTGCTGCTTTAGGGATATTCCTAGCAAGAACAATCACTAGACCAATGACAGACATGAGGAAGCAAGCCATTGAGCTAGCAAATGGTAACTTCTCACGAAAGGTTCGAGTGTATGGTGAAGATGAAATTGGTCAGTTGGCTATCACCTTCAATTATTTAACGGAAAAACTGGAAGATGCACAGGCTATGACAGAGGGAGAACGTAAGAAGCTTGCGTCTGTTATTGCCCATATGACTGATGGGGTTATTGCAACAAATCGTGAAGGAAAAGTCATTCTTATTAACAATCCAGCAATAGATATGCTGAATGTTTCACGTGGAACGGTGAATAACACAAATATCACAGAGCTTTTAGGAATAAGTGAAGAATATACATTTGAAAGTTTATTAGAAGAACAAGAATCACTTATTCTTGAATCTGGTACGAATGAAAATCCTTTTATCCTTCGTGTTAGTTTTTCAGTGATTCAGAAGGAACGAGGAAAGAATGAGGGACTTATTGCTGTTCTTTATGACATTACAGAGCAGGAAAAAATAGAGCAAGAACGAAGAGAGTTTGTTGCTAATGTATCACATGAGTTACGGACACCATTGACAACGATGAGGAGCTATTTAGAAGCATTAGCAGATGGTGCTTGGAAGGATGATGAACTTGCACCGCAATTCCTGAATGTTACACAAACAGAGACAGAACGAATGATAAGGTTAGTGAATGATTTGCTACAATTATCAAAGCTTGATCGTACTGATTATAAGCTAAACAAAGATTGGATTAATTTTACTGACTTCTTTCAAAAGATCATTGATCGTTTTGAAATGACGAAGTCGCAGCATGTAGCATTTTTTAGGAATATACCAAACGATCCCCTTTATGTTGATATTGACACAGATAAAATCACACAGGTGCTAGATAACATTATTTCTAATGCACTTAAATATTCACCAGAGGGTGGAAAGGTTATTTTTACAGTAGATGTATTACCTGCTGAGTTGCAAATTCGGATAAAAGATGAAGGGGTAGGAATACCTCAAGAAAGCGTAAATAAAATCTTTGATCGCTTTTATCGAGTGGATAAGGCCCGAACTCGTAAACTAGGTGGAACAGGTTTAGGACTAGCCATTGCGAAGGAAATGGTCCAAGCACATGGAGGAGATATTTGGGCTCAAAGTAGGGAAGGAGCGGGAACAACTGTATTCTTCACCTTACCATATGACCCGGAACAAGAGGATGAGTGGGAATGA
- a CDS encoding YycH family regulatory protein, whose amino-acid sequence MNKESIKSATLTVLVIISLFFTWNMWNLQPSYEEFQNNSFFESVPIGPERRTPYQVIRPRQLYIHTPETHFSTLDDQYLDGLWTEMQDWNYSLGNNKNIAQTYTEENFNNWIHSKAEAKIELRFLDGIPLETMKSMFEWDTETNDSIHFDRIYLNVPNEKEAQKVYFVSTENLKIVETSVNLPDANQFVSTIYNKKSEFSSYFAFETDIGNEIMLPDNIIELDSYQYLTDEINDERFKDALFSNPRLVKQDVNFSSNRYTDSKRELNIFPNEHLVRFVNPTLTESSVLEEDLLLEQSINYLNDHGGWTDDYLLFNIDKPNQQVRYVMSIGSIPILTSTEEYFGPTMISQRWGQNEIAIYERPSYQLMTQISSSNPISLISGKEVAEILKADQSIDKSKIENIYIAYELGGSTDQKYVKLTPSWCIEMKDGTLMKLKANQGRDKGGLE is encoded by the coding sequence ATGAATAAAGAATCAATAAAAAGTGCCACTTTAACCGTACTGGTGATCATTAGTCTGTTTTTTACATGGAATATGTGGAATCTTCAGCCCTCATATGAAGAGTTTCAAAACAATTCATTCTTTGAAAGTGTTCCAATTGGTCCTGAGAGGAGAACTCCTTATCAAGTAATTAGACCAAGACAATTATATATTCATACGCCTGAAACTCATTTTAGTACATTGGATGATCAGTATTTAGATGGACTTTGGACTGAAATGCAGGACTGGAATTATAGTTTAGGGAACAACAAGAATATTGCTCAAACATATACAGAGGAAAATTTTAATAATTGGATTCATAGTAAAGCAGAGGCTAAAATAGAACTTAGGTTCCTCGACGGAATACCTTTGGAAACAATGAAATCGATGTTTGAATGGGATACAGAAACAAATGACTCAATTCATTTTGATCGTATTTATTTAAATGTACCTAATGAAAAAGAAGCTCAAAAGGTATACTTTGTGTCAACGGAAAATCTTAAAATTGTTGAAACCTCTGTTAATTTACCAGATGCAAATCAGTTTGTTTCAACTATTTATAATAAAAAAAGTGAGTTTTCCTCTTACTTTGCTTTTGAGACAGATATAGGAAATGAAATTATGCTTCCTGACAATATAATAGAACTGGATAGCTATCAATATTTAACAGATGAAATAAATGATGAAAGGTTTAAGGATGCTTTATTCAGCAATCCTCGGCTTGTTAAGCAGGATGTGAATTTTTCTAGTAATCGGTACACTGATAGTAAAAGAGAACTAAATATTTTTCCAAATGAACATTTGGTTAGATTTGTGAATCCGACACTAACGGAATCAAGTGTATTGGAGGAGGATCTTCTTTTAGAGCAGAGTATTAATTATTTAAATGATCATGGTGGCTGGACAGATGATTATCTTTTATTTAATATAGACAAGCCTAACCAGCAGGTCCGATATGTTATGTCGATTGGATCTATTCCTATCTTAACATCCACAGAGGAATATTTTGGACCAACCATGATTTCGCAGCGCTGGGGACAAAATGAAATTGCTATTTATGAACGTCCTTCGTATCAGTTAATGACGCAGATATCGAGCAGCAATCCTATTAGTCTTATTTCAGGAAAAGAAGTAGCTGAGATTCTGAAGGCTGATCAGTCAATCGATAAATCAAAGATTGAAAATATCTATATTGCGTATGAATTAGGTGGCTCTACAGATCAAAAATATGTAAAACTAACACCTTCATGGTGCATTGAGATGAAAGATGGCACACTGATGAAATTAAAGGCGAATCAAGGGAGGGATAAAGGTGGATTGGAGTAA
- a CDS encoding CxxH/CxxC protein — MYCCEDHIELAIDMYVDEKETAPEIEKIEQGEKLSTTCQLCEKQALYIVGE, encoded by the coding sequence ATGTATTGCTGTGAAGACCATATTGAATTAGCGATAGATATGTATGTAGATGAAAAAGAAACAGCGCCAGAAATAGAAAAAATTGAGCAAGGTGAAAAGTTATCCACAACATGCCAACTTTGTGAAAAGCAGGCTCTATATATAGTCGGAGAGTAA
- the yycF gene encoding response regulator YycF — MEKKILVVDDEKPIADILQFNLKKEGYTVYCAYDGNQALEMVEEINPDLLLLDIMLPNKDGMEVCREVRKKYEMPIIMLTAKDSEIDKVLGLELGADDYVTKPFSTRELLARVKANLRRQQANDTAETKGSNNEISIGSLVIHPDAYVVSKRGETIELTHREFELLHYLAQHIGQVMTREHLLQTVWGYDYFGDVRTVDVTVRRLREKIEDNPSHPTWIVTRRGVGYYLKQSEQE, encoded by the coding sequence ATGGAAAAAAAGATATTAGTTGTTGATGATGAAAAACCAATTGCAGATATATTACAGTTTAATTTGAAAAAAGAAGGATACACGGTCTACTGTGCCTATGATGGTAACCAGGCCTTAGAAATGGTAGAGGAAATTAATCCGGACCTTCTTTTGCTAGATATTATGCTTCCTAACAAAGATGGAATGGAAGTGTGCCGAGAAGTTAGAAAGAAATATGAAATGCCGATTATTATGTTAACAGCAAAGGACTCAGAAATAGATAAAGTACTTGGGCTTGAATTGGGTGCTGATGACTACGTAACAAAGCCATTTAGTACAAGAGAATTACTAGCACGTGTAAAAGCTAACCTTCGACGACAACAGGCGAATGATACAGCTGAAACAAAAGGATCTAACAATGAAATTTCAATCGGATCACTAGTTATTCATCCTGACGCTTACGTGGTTTCAAAACGTGGAGAAACAATTGAGCTTACACATCGTGAATTTGAGCTTCTTCACTATCTAGCTCAACATATTGGTCAAGTGATGACTAGGGAACACTTGTTACAAACAGTTTGGGGCTATGATTATTTTGGCGATGTCAGAACAGTTGATGTAACAGTTCGACGTTTACGTGAAAAAATTGAAGATAACCCAAGTCACCCTACATGGATTGTAACTAGACGTGGAGTAGGCTACTATCTAAAACAATCAGAACAGGAATAA
- a CDS encoding two-component system regulatory protein YycI: MDWSKTKTIFILAFLILDIYLAIEFFELRDKSDYAVMQEATLEEKLAAEDIKYGDLPEDIGKGFYITAKSKDFTLEEVSKLNDKGQSLVLTNTNYEEESFRSLKMKLTKPFPLPDVNLESKVNQFLKDNVISGELYHYWYTDEESNSIICIQKYKNRNIFQSKLDHIGMVILQLDEDNQIYGYEQSMLEGIKEVEEQESTITALKAIEALYNKNYLPENSQIVTMQYGYYTHIPLSNQQILAPTWHIIIETKDKERQDFYVNALEGDVLQLAD; this comes from the coding sequence GTGGATTGGAGTAAAACAAAAACCATTTTTATCCTTGCATTTCTAATCTTAGATATCTACTTAGCGATTGAGTTCTTTGAACTAAGAGATAAATCGGATTATGCGGTTATGCAAGAAGCAACCTTGGAGGAAAAGCTAGCAGCTGAGGATATTAAGTATGGTGATTTACCTGAAGATATCGGAAAGGGCTTCTATATAACGGCAAAAAGTAAGGATTTCACCCTTGAAGAAGTTAGTAAGCTTAATGATAAAGGACAATCATTAGTTTTAACAAATACAAATTATGAAGAAGAATCCTTTCGTTCATTAAAAATGAAGCTAACCAAACCATTTCCGTTGCCTGATGTCAACTTAGAAAGTAAAGTGAATCAATTTTTAAAAGACAATGTTATTTCAGGTGAACTTTATCATTATTGGTATACAGATGAGGAATCTAACTCTATAATATGTATTCAGAAATATAAAAATCGCAATATCTTTCAATCAAAACTGGATCATATCGGTATGGTGATTCTTCAGTTAGATGAGGATAATCAAATTTATGGATATGAGCAATCAATGCTTGAGGGAATTAAGGAAGTAGAGGAGCAAGAATCAACGATCACAGCCTTAAAAGCAATCGAAGCTCTATATAATAAAAACTACCTTCCAGAGAATAGTCAAATTGTTACCATGCAGTATGGCTATTACACACATATTCCACTTTCGAATCAACAAATTTTGGCGCCTACCTGGCATATTATCATAGAAACAAAAGATAAAGAGAGACAAGATTTTTATGTGAATGCCTTAGAGGGCGATGTTTTACAGTTAGCAGATTAG
- a CDS encoding adenylosuccinate synthase → MSSVVVVGTQWGDEGKGKITDFLSENAEVIARYQGGNNAGHTIKFGGETYKLHLIPSGIFYKDKICVIGNGMVVDPKALVQELAYLHERGITTDNLRISNRAHVILPYHLKLDEVEEERKGANKIGTTKKGIGPAYMDKAARVGIRISDLLERDTFEEKLSRALQEKNRLLEKFYEVEGFTVEEILDEYYEYGQQIKQYVVDTSVVLNDALDEGRRVLFEGAQGVMLDIDQGTYPFVTSSNPVAGGVTIGSGVGPTKINHVVGVSKAYTTRVGDGPFPTELHDEIGNQIREVGREYGTTTGRPRRVGWFDSVVVRHARRVSGLTDLSLNSIDVLTGIETLKICVAYKYKGETINEYPASLKVLAECEPVYEELPGWTEDITGVRNLSELPANARHYIERISQLTGIPLSIFSVGPDRSQTNVIRSVYS, encoded by the coding sequence ATGTCTTCAGTAGTAGTTGTTGGAACTCAATGGGGAGATGAAGGGAAAGGTAAGATTACAGATTTCCTTTCTGAAAATGCAGAGGTGATCGCTCGTTATCAAGGTGGTAATAATGCTGGTCACACAATTAAATTTGGTGGAGAAACGTATAAGCTACACCTAATTCCATCGGGGATTTTTTATAAAGATAAAATTTGTGTAATTGGAAACGGAATGGTTGTCGATCCAAAAGCACTTGTACAAGAACTTGCTTACTTACATGAGCGTGGAATTACAACAGATAACTTACGTATTAGCAACCGTGCACATGTAATTCTTCCATATCACTTGAAACTAGATGAGGTAGAGGAAGAGCGTAAAGGTGCTAATAAAATTGGTACAACGAAAAAAGGTATCGGACCTGCTTACATGGATAAAGCTGCACGTGTAGGAATTCGTATATCTGATCTACTTGAGCGTGATACGTTCGAAGAAAAATTATCTCGTGCGTTACAAGAAAAAAATCGTCTATTAGAAAAATTCTATGAAGTAGAAGGCTTCACAGTAGAAGAAATTCTTGATGAGTACTATGAGTACGGACAACAAATTAAACAATATGTTGTTGATACTTCTGTTGTTTTAAATGATGCTCTAGATGAAGGACGCCGTGTACTATTCGAAGGTGCACAAGGTGTTATGCTTGATATTGACCAAGGTACATACCCATTCGTAACATCTTCTAACCCAGTAGCGGGTGGTGTTACAATTGGTTCTGGTGTAGGTCCAACAAAAATTAACCATGTTGTTGGTGTATCAAAAGCATATACAACTCGTGTAGGCGATGGCCCGTTTCCAACGGAATTACATGACGAAATTGGTAACCAAATTCGTGAGGTTGGTCGTGAATATGGAACAACAACTGGACGTCCACGTCGTGTAGGTTGGTTTGATAGTGTTGTTGTTCGTCATGCAAGAAGAGTAAGTGGATTAACAGATCTTTCTTTAAACTCAATTGACGTATTAACAGGCATCGAAACATTAAAAATCTGTGTTGCTTATAAGTACAAAGGGGAAACGATTAATGAATACCCAGCAAGCTTAAAAGTACTTGCAGAGTGTGAGCCAGTTTATGAAGAACTACCAGGTTGGACGGAAGATATCACTGGTGTACGTAATCTAAGTGAACTGCCAGCAAATGCAAGACACTACATTGAGCGCATTTCACAGTTAACAGGTATTCCATTATCCATTTTCTCAGTAGGACCAGATCGTTCACAAACAAACGTTATCCGTAGCGTATATAGCTAA
- a CDS encoding S1C family serine protease yields the protein MGYYDQDYENYDAKRQKGNRGGWFLAGLVGAILGGLLVFFALPALSNFVPYEMNLGEEATDQQGQTVEDTGPVKNVSVDVNSAITDIVDEVSDAVVGVVNLQEAGFWSETGEAGTGSGVIYKKEGKDAFVVTNHHVIEGASQVEISLSDGTRVPAEILGSDVLTDLAVLRVDANKITKVAQFGDSDAVKPGEPVIAIGNPLGLQFSGSVTQGIISGTERAIPIDENGDGQVDWNAEVLQTDAAINPGNSGGALINLDGKVIGINSMKIAQAAVEGIGLSIPANHAIPIIEDLEKYSEVRRPYMGIGMRSLNEVSSYHKEQTLKLPQDINEGVIVMSVVPVSPAAQAGLQEFDVITQFAGENIKDIIDLRKILYNQEVGDTIELTFYRNGEKMSGKMKLGEEDMLGG from the coding sequence ATGGGCTATTATGATCAAGATTATGAAAATTATGATGCCAAAAGGCAAAAGGGAAACCGTGGAGGCTGGTTTTTAGCTGGACTGGTAGGAGCCATTTTAGGAGGACTACTAGTGTTCTTTGCTTTACCAGCACTATCAAATTTCGTGCCTTATGAAATGAACCTTGGAGAAGAAGCTACAGACCAACAAGGACAAACAGTTGAAGATACAGGACCCGTTAAAAATGTATCAGTAGATGTAAATTCAGCCATTACTGATATTGTTGATGAGGTATCAGATGCTGTAGTCGGTGTTGTTAACCTTCAGGAAGCAGGGTTTTGGAGTGAAACCGGTGAAGCAGGTACCGGCTCAGGAGTCATTTATAAAAAAGAAGGTAAAGATGCTTTTGTCGTAACAAATCACCATGTTATCGAGGGTGCATCACAAGTAGAGATCAGTTTAAGTGACGGGACAAGAGTTCCTGCTGAAATACTAGGCAGTGATGTGTTAACAGATCTTGCTGTTTTAAGAGTTGATGCTAATAAAATTACGAAGGTAGCTCAATTTGGTGATTCAGATGCAGTAAAACCAGGTGAACCTGTCATTGCGATTGGTAATCCACTTGGCTTGCAATTTTCAGGCTCAGTTACACAAGGAATTATTTCAGGAACAGAAAGAGCGATTCCTATTGATGAGAACGGTGACGGACAAGTAGATTGGAATGCTGAAGTCTTACAAACAGATGCAGCAATCAACCCTGGGAACAGTGGTGGAGCACTTATTAATTTAGACGGTAAGGTTATTGGAATTAATTCAATGAAAATAGCCCAAGCAGCTGTTGAGGGAATAGGATTATCTATTCCTGCAAACCATGCAATACCTATTATAGAAGACTTAGAAAAGTATAGTGAAGTAAGACGTCCTTATATGGGAATCGGCATGAGATCGTTAAATGAAGTGTCCTCTTATCATAAGGAACAAACATTAAAACTACCTCAAGATATAAACGAAGGTGTTATTGTCATGAGTGTTGTCCCAGTCTCACCAGCAGCACAAGCAGGATTACAAGAGTTTGATGTAATCACACAGTTTGCCGGTGAAAATATAAAGGATATCATAGACTTAAGAAAAATCCTTTATAATCAAGAAGTTGGCGATACCATTGAGTTAACATTTTATCGAAATGGCGAGAAGATGTCTGGTAAAATGAAGTTAGGAGAAGAAGACATGTTAGGGGGCTGA
- a CDS encoding MBL fold metallo-hydrolase gives MSLQFSVLASGSTGNAIYVEAEDQAFLVDAGLSGKQMTNLFDQIGRDIQKLSGILVTHEHSDHIKGLGVLARKHKLPIYANEKTWQAMNGLVGEIATEQKFVFPTGSVKSFGALDIESFGVSHDAAEPMFFVFHHQGKKLALITDTGYVSDRMKGTIKNADAFVFESNHDVSMLQMGHYPWSIKRRILSDVGHVSNEDAAIAMMDVIGDATKRIYLAHLSKDNNMKDLARMSVEQTLASKGFITGESFELYDTDPSTPTSLVAI, from the coding sequence ATGAGCTTGCAGTTTAGTGTACTTGCAAGCGGAAGTACGGGGAATGCCATTTATGTGGAGGCGGAAGATCAAGCATTTTTAGTTGATGCCGGCTTAAGTGGTAAACAGATGACTAATTTATTTGACCAAATTGGACGAGATATTCAAAAGCTTTCAGGAATTTTGGTCACACATGAACATAGCGATCATATAAAAGGATTAGGAGTTTTAGCAAGAAAGCATAAACTACCTATCTATGCGAACGAAAAAACCTGGCAGGCTATGAATGGATTAGTTGGAGAAATTGCAACAGAGCAAAAGTTTGTTTTTCCTACAGGATCTGTTAAATCCTTTGGTGCGTTAGATATAGAATCATTTGGAGTTTCACATGATGCAGCAGAGCCTATGTTTTTTGTGTTTCATCATCAAGGAAAAAAACTAGCTCTTATTACAGACACAGGCTATGTTAGTGATAGAATGAAAGGCACGATTAAAAATGCCGATGCCTTTGTGTTTGAAAGCAATCATGATGTTTCTATGCTTCAAATGGGACACTATCCATGGAGTATCAAACGTCGTATCTTAAGTGATGTTGGACATGTTTCTAATGAAGATGCAGCAATTGCTATGATGGATGTGATTGGAGATGCAACAAAACGAATCTATTTGGCCCATCTTAGTAAAGATAATAATATGAAGGATTTAGCCAGAATGTCTGTTGAGCAAACACTTGCCAGCAAAGGGTTTATAACAGGCGAAAGTTTTGAGTTATATGATACAGACCCATCAACCCCGACTTCGCTTGTAGCCATTTAA